The nucleotide window CCTGATGGAGCCAGTGCTGGCTGAGGACCCTCCTCGAGGTGCCTGGCTGAGCCTGGTGCAGGAGCACTAGTGGGACGTGGACAGTGGCGTGTGCCACCTGCGAAGGGACAATGGctcagggcactgggagcaTCAACAGTGACTACAAGGATTGGGAATGGAGTGATGATGCTGGTGAACGGGccaggctcctgcagagccctaGTGTGGAGACGGTACCCAAAAATTCAGAGAGCCAAGGAAATGGTCTGGGGGCCACATCGGCTCTGGGAGCTGTCTTCATTGTGGTCAACGCTGCTCTCGGGGCTGGGCTGCTCAacttccctgctgccttcagcatGGCTGGTGGCGTAGCTGCAGGCATCACCCTGCAGATGGTGAGTGGGGAAGGGACAGTCTGCCATCCCACCCTGGGAGGGTGCACGGGAGGGACATGTGGTGCCTCAGAAAGAGCTTGGGGAGGACCAGACTCCTAGGAAGAAGCTCTTCTGGGTGAGGTGCACCAGAGATTCTCAGTGTATTCAGGGGTGGAGGGGTGGCTGCCTGGGGTGGCTGAGGGAACCTCGCCATGTTCTTGGCTCAGTgttccctccctgtctctcgcCCATCCCAGTGCATGCTGATCTTCATCATCGGAGGCTTGGTCATCCTGGCATACTGCTCGCAGGCCAGCAACGAGCGCACCTACCAGGAGGTTGTGTGGGCTGTCTGTGGGAAGGTGCCTGGTGTGCTGTGCGAGGTGGCCATCGCTGTCTACACCTTTGGCACCTGCATCGCCTTCCTCATCATCATTGGAGACCAGGAGGACAAGAGTAAGTGCCTCCCATGGAGCAAATAATAACCAGTTGTTGTCCCTTCAGCTGGGAGGGCCAACCTGACTATCTTGGTTGTCCCTACAGTCATTGCTGCTCTGGTGAAGGAGCCTGAGGAAGTTGGGAGCAGCCGCTGGTACACAGACCGCAAGTTCACCATCAGCATCACCGCCTTCCTGCtcatcctgcccctctccatccccaAAGAGATTGGCTTCCAAAAATATGCCAGGTGGGTGGGAAGAGCCCTCTGGGGCTGGGAGTTGGGGTGGACCAGCCAGCACCCACCTAAGCACGGTTGCAGAGGACAGGGACTGGAAATGCTGTGGTTCTAGTGCCCTATCTGCCCACTCATCCTCTGCTTTcccatgcctcagtttccccatctgGGAAGCAGAGGAGTGCCTGAGCATTGTGCAGCCACAGTGTCATACTTCAGGGCTTGTGTCCCAGCCTTCTGCATGCTGGAGGAAGCAGGGAATGCTGCTTTCAACTATATTGTCTCCTGTCTTTGGAGATGGCAATCCAGCAGAAAGGAGAGCCACTAAGTGTCCCTAGGCTGGGTGGTCTgcaggccagccctgctccaccaAGAATCTTGGTGGGAcctggctgctggagctgaacCAGCAAGGGCACCAAGGAGTGTCAGTGCTTCAACACTTGCCTCTTTCTCCAGCCCAAAACCCAAGTCTGGCAGGTTTGTCACTCAGAGAAGGATGGGATAACCCCCAAATGCAATAGAATTGTGTTGGCATCTGCTATGGGGACAGTGAGTGACATTTCCTGGCACATTCCCATGGGAAGGGAAAGCAAAAATGGGTCTGATAGGCAGGAGTGGGGtagcctgggctgtgcaggacagAAGATGGGGAcggaggggctgggaggagaacCTCCATGAAGCGGGGAAGCAGAGCACTCACAGCCTCCTATCCCCTTTCACAGCTCCCTCAGTGTGATTGGCACATGGTATGTCACAGCAGTCATTATCATCAAGTACATCTGGCCCGACAAGGAGCTGGTGCCTGTGGAGATCCCCACCAGGTGAGAGCAAGAGACGCGATGCTGTCAGTGCcacagagcactgcagagccaggcagggctgtgggagcgAGCACTGCAAAGGCAGGGGATGAATCTTACACcagtcccatccctgctcctggggactcTGCATGTTGCTGCTAGAAGCTCCCAAATGGCTGCACCTCTGCGTGTTTCAGAGGAGCAGGTggtgaagaggaggaaaaggaccTCTTAAAGGTCCCCATGGCTCTATCACAGGTTTTGATAGCACTGATTGGTTTTTATCTCTGACATATCCAGGCCTGGATTCCCTGTGCAGTGCTTGTACTCGCCCAGCAACAAGGGCTGTGTCTATATTTGGATGATTTTGGTTATTTCCTTAACCAGCACAACCACTGTGGCTTATTCCCTTCCTCACAGTGTATATTTTTGGATCCAGCGCAGGAGTTTTATGGCAGAGCAAAGGTTAAACCAGTTTTTTGCGCTGCCCAACTAGATCCTTATTTTTTACTGATACTTTCACTTTTGTGTGCTCAGGTTTGGCTGTTTCTGTCTCAGTGAGAGGCCCTGGTCTTCAGGGAGTACCAGGTCCCAAGAAAACCTCATTCCATGCAATGGTATCATCCTGGGTGGGGGGGATGCAGTAAGGCAAAGAcactgagcactcccagctcatCCTCCCCTGGTGCACTGGATAGGGGTCACAGGAGATTCTGGTCTGACTGATGGGTGTTTCTCTTCTTCCAGCCCCTCCACCTGGACAGCTATCTTCAATGCCATGCCCACCATCTGCTTTGGGTTCCAGGTAAGGCTGCAAGCTTGGCACTCCCCTTCCATCCTGTGGTTGCTTGGGTGGCAAACTAAAACCCTGCCTGTGTGATTGGCTGGTTGATTGGCTAAAACCCTGCCCGTGTGCTCACTGCCCAGCTTTGCAAGGAGGCTGAAGCCTTTTTAACATCTCACCACTTCTGGATGGAGATGGATCCATTTTACCCCAGCTAGGACGTACAGGGCATCCTGTCCCCCCCCCCTTTACCTGGGAGATATCACAACAAACACAGAATATCACGAGTAGGATTCCCCATGGTTCTGCCTATCACGTATCCCCACTGTCTCTGtgtcctggcagtgccatgTGAGCAGCGTGCCCGTCTTTAACAGCATGAAGCAGCCAGAGGTGAAGACCTGGGGGGCAGTGGTGACAGCAGCCATGGTGATTGCTCTCTTTGTCTACACAGGCACTGGTAAGTGAGGGGACACTGTGTGAGTGTGGTGGCACAGTCCTTGGAGTGGCTGTGAGCTTCAGGGGGGCAGGGACCCTCTGGTCAGCAAGGGtcagagggagaagggaggagagTCCATTGGACACCTCTGCAATGTGCCCTGTGCCATATCCATCCTAGTCTGGTCCTTCAAACAGATGTTCAGGAGACTTGTCCCTGTCTCCT belongs to Agelaius phoeniceus isolate bAgePho1 chromosome 12, bAgePho1.hap1, whole genome shotgun sequence and includes:
- the SLC38A7 gene encoding sodium-coupled neutral amino acid transporter 7, which translates into the protein MAQGTGSINSDYKDWEWSDDAGERARLLQSPSVETVPKNSESQGNGLGATSALGAVFIVVNAALGAGLLNFPAAFSMAGGVAAGITLQMCMLIFIIGGLVILAYCSQASNERTYQEVVWAVCGKVPGVLCEVAIAVYTFGTCIAFLIIIGDQEDKIIAALVKEPEEVGSSRWYTDRKFTISITAFLLILPLSIPKEIGFQKYASSLSVIGTWYVTAVIIIKYIWPDKELVPVEIPTSPSTWTAIFNAMPTICFGFQCHVSSVPVFNSMKQPEVKTWGAVVTAAMVIALFVYTGTGICGFLTFGAGVEQDVLMSYPSNDIPVALARAFIILCVLTSYPILHFCGRAVLEGLWLRYTGVTVEEDVVRERRRRLLQTISWFLLTLLLALFIPDIGKVISVIGGLAACFIFVFPGLCLIQAKLSEIQETRAISWWAQVSYGVFMVTLGAFIFGQTTANAIFVDLTA